The following proteins are co-located in the Wenzhouxiangella marina genome:
- a CDS encoding HNH endonuclease, whose protein sequence is MAFDWLERQTMLHGDVLPRDLLSQGFEFEGRRVPLVAPNGIFRPAVLPEIPLTITTSPNSPYDDSFADDHRLEYRYRGKNPLHPDNVGLREAKRRRTPLIYLFGLVPGRYLPIWPVFVVGDDPGRLRFTVMADDQQSIADTLMAGAGQEAEREQDAPRRQYITAAVQVRLHQRGFRERVLKAYREQCALCRLKHRELLDASHIIPDRHERGEPSVSNGLSLCKIHHTAFDRHFLGINPDGVIHIRRDLLEESDGPMLQHGLKDMHGLRLTVPSRVADRPDRDGLAMRFEQFLEVQG, encoded by the coding sequence ATGGCCTTCGACTGGCTGGAGCGCCAGACGATGCTGCATGGCGACGTTTTGCCGCGCGATTTGTTGTCCCAGGGGTTCGAGTTCGAGGGGCGGCGGGTGCCACTGGTCGCACCCAACGGGATTTTTCGGCCAGCGGTCTTGCCCGAGATCCCACTCACGATCACGACTTCACCCAATAGTCCATATGACGACAGCTTTGCCGATGATCATCGCTTGGAGTACCGGTATCGGGGAAAGAACCCCTTGCATCCAGACAATGTCGGTCTGCGAGAGGCAAAGCGACGGCGCACGCCGCTGATTTACCTCTTCGGACTGGTGCCTGGGCGCTATTTGCCGATTTGGCCGGTATTCGTGGTTGGCGATGATCCCGGACGTCTGCGATTTACTGTGATGGCGGATGACCAGCAGAGCATCGCCGATACTCTAATGGCGGGCGCGGGCCAAGAGGCTGAGCGCGAGCAAGATGCGCCGCGCCGGCAGTACATCACTGCCGCCGTTCAGGTGCGCTTGCACCAGCGTGGCTTCCGGGAGCGGGTGCTGAAGGCTTATCGAGAGCAATGTGCACTGTGCCGCTTGAAGCACCGCGAGTTGCTCGATGCGAGCCATATCATTCCGGACCGACACGAGCGAGGCGAACCGAGCGTGTCCAATGGATTGTCGCTGTGCAAGATCCACCACACTGCTTTTGACAGGCATTTCCTGGGGATCAACCCGGATGGCGTGATCCATATCCGGCGGGACTTGCTGGAGGAAAGCGACGGGCCGATGCTGCAGCATGGACTGAAGGATATGCACGGGCTGCGATTGACGGTGCCTTCTCGGGTGGCCGATCGACCCGACCGGGACGGCCTGGCGATGCGGTTTGAGCAGTTTTTGGAAGTGCAGGGGTAG
- a CDS encoding type II toxin-antitoxin system VapC family toxin, with the protein MIVPDVNLLIYAVNEDAPQHDRARRWLEEALSGTSPVGLPWLVIIAFLRLSTHPRIFESPLPTDTALRLVNGWLAQPCARAIEPGERHWLILSQLLRDSGTAGNLSNDAHLAAIAIEHDACLHSADHDFRRFAGLRCHNPLSDYTVQEPGEAY; encoded by the coding sequence GTGATCGTTCCAGACGTCAACCTGTTGATCTACGCCGTCAACGAGGATGCACCACAGCACGACCGCGCTCGCCGCTGGCTCGAAGAGGCCTTGTCCGGGACCTCACCGGTCGGCCTGCCCTGGCTGGTCATCATTGCCTTCCTGCGACTGAGCACCCACCCGCGCATCTTCGAATCCCCGCTGCCGACGGACACGGCGCTCAGACTGGTCAATGGCTGGCTCGCCCAACCCTGCGCACGAGCTATCGAACCGGGGGAGCGACACTGGCTGATCCTGTCGCAGCTGCTGCGTGATTCAGGGACAGCGGGCAACCTCAGCAACGATGCACATCTGGCGGCCATCGCCATCGAACACGATGCCTGCCTGCACAGCGCAGACCATGACTTCCGGCGCTTTGCCGGATTGCGTTGCCACAACCCGCTCTCCGACTACACCGTACAGGAGCCTGGGGAAGCGTACTGA
- a CDS encoding nuclease-related domain-containing protein yields MGKDPNKRSPLKDPAMRNPGQSLAEARRRVWDDYGQTPALATASLVFLAMMKWIERWMDEATSPWLWTVLALMAFAWLVTRIFKAKPIIYALEQGEQGERAVGQYLERLREQGYQVFHDLIGDGFNLDHVIIGPAGIFSIETKTWSKPAQGEPKIVFNGEHLSLPGRNDERRPLIQAQAQASWLKTLLSESIGRSLDVRPVVLFPGWFIDSKQARQSPIWVLNPKALPTFLGNAPQRLSSEDIKLFSFHLSRWIRSEESRSLRL; encoded by the coding sequence ATGGGGAAAGATCCAAACAAGCGTTCTCCGCTGAAAGACCCGGCGATGCGCAATCCGGGGCAGTCACTGGCCGAGGCGAGAAGGAGAGTCTGGGACGACTATGGGCAGACGCCCGCATTAGCGACTGCAAGCCTCGTATTCCTAGCCATGATGAAATGGATCGAACGCTGGATGGACGAGGCCACCTCCCCATGGTTATGGACAGTGCTAGCGCTTATGGCGTTTGCCTGGCTAGTCACGCGGATATTTAAAGCAAAACCCATCATCTATGCCCTGGAGCAGGGCGAACAAGGAGAACGCGCCGTCGGCCAATACCTGGAGCGCCTACGCGAACAGGGCTACCAGGTCTTCCATGACCTGATCGGCGACGGCTTCAACCTGGACCACGTCATCATCGGCCCCGCCGGCATCTTCAGCATCGAAACCAAGACCTGGAGCAAGCCCGCCCAAGGCGAGCCCAAGATCGTCTTCAACGGCGAACACCTGAGCCTCCCCGGCCGAAATGATGAACGCCGCCCGCTGATCCAGGCCCAAGCCCAGGCCAGCTGGCTCAAGACCCTGCTCAGCGAAAGCATCGGGCGAAGCCTGGACGTCCGCCCCGTCGTGCTCTTCCCCGGCTGGTTCATCGACAGCAAGCAGGCTCGCCAAAGCCCAATCTGGGTTCTCAACCCAAAGGCCCTGCCCACCTTTCTAGGCAACGCGCCCCAGCGCCTGAGCTCGGAAGACATCAAGCTCTTCAGCTTTCATCTGAGCCGGTGGATTCGGTCAGAGGAATCTCGATCGCTTCGACTTTGA
- a CDS encoding type II toxin-antitoxin system HigB family toxin, whose amino-acid sequence MRIIALSTLKAFWASSPDYSDSIEPGMAWYRETLKADWANPNELKAQFASASILKDGRVVFNIAGNKYRLVAWVNYPYRVVYIRFIGTHKQYDQIDAQTI is encoded by the coding sequence GTGCGCATCATCGCCTTGTCCACGCTGAAAGCATTCTGGGCCAGCTCCCCGGATTATTCCGATTCGATCGAGCCGGGGATGGCCTGGTACCGGGAAACCCTCAAGGCAGATTGGGCCAACCCGAACGAGCTGAAGGCGCAATTTGCCAGCGCCAGCATCCTCAAGGACGGCCGCGTCGTGTTCAACATCGCTGGCAACAAGTACCGGCTGGTAGCTTGGGTCAATTACCCCTACCGGGTCGTTTACATTCGGTTCATCGGTACGCACAAGCAGTACGACCAGATCGATGCGCAAACCATTTGA
- a CDS encoding FAD-binding domain-containing protein: protein MPRSSLQLVWFKRDLRVADHVPLVEAARRGPVLPVYVVEPELWAQPDTARRHQAFIAESLRDLDRALRAMGQGLLVQRGDVLEVFADLHRRFRIDAIHAHEETGNAWTFERDKRVRAWCREQGIPLHETPQFGVVRALGDRDGWAKRWEALMGETLVMAPGRLPSVVETPRPVDPFDGLEPASRLPTPGRQRGGIEAAQATLDSFLNERGRHYRGGISSPLSAETAGSRFSPYIAYGNLSLRHIVQATRVRIARAKGEPPAGWIGSLRQFDRRLHWHCHFIQKFEQRPELEFRNMHSGFDGMREDDFDPVKFEAWAEGRTGYPLVDACMRFLTHTGWLNFRMRAMLMSFAGYQLWLHWREPALHLARLFTDYEPGIHYCQCQMQNGVTGINTLRIYNPVKQAQDQDPEGEFVRRWVPELEGVPTAAIFEPWKLGEADLKRYGAQGYPPPIVDHQAAAREARRIVGEFRKQPGFRGQADRIQHELGSRRSGIAPTRRPRKKKAVEKSPQQSLF, encoded by the coding sequence ATGCCCCGATCTTCCCTCCAACTCGTCTGGTTCAAGCGCGATCTTCGCGTGGCCGATCACGTGCCACTGGTCGAGGCCGCGCGGCGGGGTCCCGTGCTGCCGGTCTACGTGGTCGAGCCCGAACTCTGGGCGCAGCCGGATACGGCGCGCCGGCACCAGGCGTTCATCGCCGAGTCCCTGCGTGATCTGGACCGGGCGCTCCGAGCGATGGGGCAGGGCTTGCTCGTGCAGCGCGGGGATGTGCTCGAGGTGTTCGCCGACCTGCATCGGCGCTTTCGTATCGACGCCATCCATGCCCACGAAGAAACCGGCAATGCATGGACCTTCGAGCGCGACAAGCGGGTGCGGGCCTGGTGTCGCGAGCAGGGCATTCCCTTGCACGAGACGCCGCAGTTCGGCGTCGTGCGGGCGCTGGGTGATCGCGATGGTTGGGCGAAGCGCTGGGAGGCCTTGATGGGCGAAACCCTGGTGATGGCGCCGGGGCGCCTGCCGTCCGTCGTCGAGACCCCGCGACCGGTCGATCCCTTCGACGGCCTCGAGCCCGCCTCGCGCCTGCCGACGCCCGGCCGCCAGCGCGGTGGCATCGAGGCGGCGCAGGCGACCCTGGACAGCTTTCTGAACGAGCGAGGACGCCATTACCGCGGCGGCATCTCCAGCCCGCTTTCGGCGGAAACGGCGGGCTCGCGCTTCAGCCCCTACATCGCCTACGGCAACCTGAGCCTGCGTCACATCGTCCAGGCCACGCGCGTGCGCATCGCCCGGGCCAAGGGCGAGCCGCCGGCCGGCTGGATCGGCTCCCTCAGGCAGTTCGACCGCCGCCTGCACTGGCACTGCCACTTCATCCAGAAGTTCGAGCAGCGCCCGGAGCTGGAATTCCGGAACATGCATTCCGGCTTCGATGGCATGCGCGAGGATGACTTCGATCCGGTGAAATTCGAGGCCTGGGCCGAAGGGCGCACCGGCTATCCGCTGGTCGACGCCTGCATGCGCTTCCTGACCCACACGGGATGGCTCAACTTTCGCATGCGCGCCATGCTGATGAGCTTTGCCGGCTACCAGCTCTGGCTGCACTGGCGCGAGCCGGCCCTGCACCTGGCTCGTCTGTTCACCGACTACGAGCCGGGCATTCACTATTGCCAGTGCCAGATGCAGAACGGGGTCACGGGCATCAATACGCTTCGCATCTACAACCCGGTCAAGCAGGCTCAGGACCAGGACCCGGAGGGCGAATTCGTCCGCCGCTGGGTGCCGGAGCTCGAAGGCGTTCCGACCGCCGCCATCTTCGAACCCTGGAAACTGGGCGAGGCCGATCTGAAGCGCTACGGCGCCCAGGGCTATCCCCCACCCATCGTCGATCACCAGGCGGCTGCTCGCGAGGCGCGGCGCATCGTCGGCGAATTTCGCAAGCAGCCCGGCTTCCGCGGCCAGGCCGACCGCATCCAGCACGAACTCGGCAGCCGCCGATCGGGCATCGCGCCGACCCGTCGCCCGCGCAAGAAGAAGGCCGTGGAGAAATCCCCCCAGCAGAGCCTGTTCTGA
- a CDS encoding type IV toxin-antitoxin system AbiEi family antitoxin: MDKSTKNQLEATLEHAMAALERHGLTVKAQRNARPRKNQRVDAELTIEYSGKRLSCAVELKHHLRPATLGATLQQLRTLPGKPMIVADYVAPPMAERLRELGVWFADAGGNIYLEDPPLLVWVTGRPRPKLQIQKPRARAFQPSGLQVLFALLCKPELADQPYREIARQAGVAHGTVGWVMAELPAMDFLAEYRNRRILTNYDKLLTQWAEAYARTLRPKLQLARYQAPRVDWWKEFNANEFDYVLGGEPAGALIVGHLKPERITLYGRREIKKFMTQFALHPAADGNVELLERFWNFTEDRAGTAPAPLVYADLLAEGDTRCIESAELIYQDLVDGFKQQA, translated from the coding sequence ATGGACAAATCGACAAAAAACCAATTGGAAGCGACGCTGGAGCACGCCATGGCTGCTCTGGAGCGGCATGGGCTGACCGTCAAAGCCCAGCGAAATGCTCGGCCCCGCAAAAATCAGCGCGTCGACGCCGAATTGACCATCGAATACTCAGGGAAGCGCTTGAGCTGCGCGGTCGAGTTGAAACATCACCTCCGCCCGGCAACCTTGGGAGCGACACTGCAGCAGCTTCGAACACTGCCCGGAAAGCCGATGATTGTGGCCGACTACGTTGCGCCCCCTATGGCCGAGCGCCTGAGAGAACTGGGAGTGTGGTTTGCCGATGCTGGGGGGAATATCTATCTAGAGGACCCGCCATTGCTTGTCTGGGTGACGGGCCGCCCGCGACCCAAGCTGCAAATACAAAAGCCCAGAGCCCGCGCGTTCCAGCCAAGCGGCCTGCAGGTCTTGTTCGCACTGCTATGCAAGCCAGAGCTAGCGGACCAACCCTATCGGGAGATTGCCCGGCAAGCCGGAGTCGCCCATGGCACCGTCGGTTGGGTGATGGCGGAACTGCCGGCAATGGACTTCCTTGCCGAATATCGCAACCGGCGGATATTAACGAACTACGACAAGCTGCTCACCCAGTGGGCCGAGGCCTACGCCCGTACCCTAAGACCCAAGCTCCAGCTGGCCAGATACCAAGCGCCCCGGGTCGACTGGTGGAAGGAATTCAATGCCAATGAGTTCGACTATGTGCTTGGTGGGGAGCCTGCGGGCGCCTTGATCGTCGGCCACCTCAAGCCCGAACGGATCACACTGTACGGCCGCAGGGAAATCAAAAAGTTTATGACTCAGTTCGCCCTGCACCCGGCCGCGGATGGCAACGTAGAACTTCTCGAGCGTTTCTGGAATTTCACCGAAGATCGCGCAGGGACAGCACCTGCCCCCCTAGTCTACGCAGACCTACTCGCCGAAGGCGACACCCGGTGCATTGAATCTGCCGAGTTGATTTATCAGGATCTCGTCGATGGATTTAAGCAACAGGCCTGA
- a CDS encoding ribbon-helix-helix protein, CopG family codes for MRTTLTIDDELARQLKQRALDTGRSFKDVVNDALRDGLARTGAANPGRPYRIETARLGRTRPGIDLDKSLQLAGELEDEEVLRKLEQRK; via the coding sequence ATGCGCACCACGCTCACCATCGACGACGAACTGGCCCGCCAGCTCAAGCAGCGCGCCCTCGACACGGGGCGGAGTTTCAAGGACGTCGTCAACGATGCATTGCGGGACGGCCTGGCCAGGACCGGGGCCGCGAACCCCGGCCGCCCGTACCGCATCGAAACGGCCCGCCTGGGTCGAACCCGACCGGGGATCGACCTGGACAAGTCACTGCAGCTGGCGGGCGAACTCGAGGACGAAGAAGTGCTGCGAAAGCTGGAGCAGCGCAAGTGA
- a CDS encoding helix-turn-helix domain-containing protein, whose amino-acid sequence MKEIEGLMSAEMDSPEGDRLDVLVTLVEAYERKHYPIEFPDPVEAIKFRMEQQGLTVDDLVPAIGRKNRVYEILAGKRPLTLRMIENLHDAFDIPAESLLKHSRNQEHHPA is encoded by the coding sequence TTGAAGGAAATCGAGGGGCTGATGTCGGCCGAAATGGATAGCCCCGAAGGCGATCGCCTGGATGTGCTGGTCACGCTGGTCGAAGCCTATGAGCGCAAGCATTACCCGATCGAGTTCCCAGACCCGGTGGAAGCCATCAAATTCCGCATGGAACAGCAAGGTCTGACCGTGGATGACCTGGTGCCCGCCATTGGCCGCAAGAACCGCGTTTACGAAATCCTGGCCGGCAAGCGCCCCCTGACGCTCAGAATGATCGAAAACCTGCATGACGCCTTCGACATCCCCGCCGAAAGCCTGCTCAAGCACAGTCGAAATCAGGAACACCACCCGGCGTAG
- a CDS encoding DUF305 domain-containing protein, producing the protein MMNKTHSLLMTALVGAAIGVVLGAVSAPTLAQAPIVQPGAPGEATRSLSADEAIRLAGTRFSPADVRFMTDMIPHHHQATQMAALVADRTNWEPLIEIAGRIDASQADEIEFMQGWLADRGQPVPDPSAHHHMHMNHEMAGMATPEQMAELADSEGVDFDRLFLELMIAHHQGAITMVDELLEQPGSAYDPTLFEFTSDVVNDQTAEIERMNELLSQISSDPRATLAAGIDDAESAIDNLRLVASLPRPPGFFDPNNPGDLPLKRLAELNAGDDEATEAEDASEDAAEDGSGGDERPRWPLLSFSNTDMAFSGDVLVAGSYHGFNIYRLADDGAPSLISSVVCPGGQGDVSIVGDLLIMSVEQNSARLDCGLQGVEGDVSPERFRGLRIFDISDLAAPQQVGAVQTCRGSHTHSVVSADEDRIVVYNSGTAPIRATEELPICIDDLPGDERTALFRIDVIEIPVDDPAAARIVDSPAVFADEESGALAGLWRGGDHGEGTQETNDTDHCHDITVFPSLNLAAGACSGNGILFDISDPMDPKRLDAVVDPGFAYWHSATFNNDGTKVLFTDEWGGGMRPRCRPSDPKTWGANAIYDIVDGQLEFQGYYKLPAPQSETENCVAHNGSIIPVPGRDLFAQAWYQGGLSVMDFSDSEEAIEIAYFDRGPLDEEELVLAGYWSTYFYRGRIYGTEIVRGLDVFALEPSEHLSANEIAAAELAIDGGLFNPQQQFPISWPDVPVVARAYIDQLMRAMAIDEAMVLRLEEALTQADAALAESRGDRETSAALIGLADALRASDAPVASEAERKQKLVNVLEGIAANLQ; encoded by the coding sequence ATGATGAACAAGACCCACTCCCTGTTGATGACGGCCCTGGTTGGCGCTGCGATTGGCGTTGTATTGGGCGCGGTCAGTGCCCCCACTCTGGCCCAGGCGCCCATCGTCCAGCCCGGCGCGCCCGGTGAGGCGACGCGCTCCCTGTCGGCCGACGAGGCCATCCGTCTGGCCGGTACGCGGTTCTCGCCGGCCGATGTGCGATTCATGACCGACATGATTCCCCACCACCACCAGGCCACCCAGATGGCAGCCCTGGTGGCGGACCGCACGAACTGGGAGCCGCTGATCGAGATCGCCGGGCGCATCGACGCCTCCCAGGCCGACGAGATCGAGTTCATGCAGGGCTGGCTGGCCGATCGCGGACAGCCGGTGCCGGATCCGTCCGCGCATCACCACATGCACATGAATCACGAGATGGCCGGCATGGCCACGCCGGAGCAGATGGCCGAGCTGGCCGACTCGGAGGGCGTCGACTTCGATCGCCTGTTCCTGGAGCTGATGATCGCCCACCACCAGGGCGCGATCACCATGGTCGACGAGCTGCTCGAACAACCCGGTTCGGCCTATGACCCGACCCTGTTCGAGTTCACCAGCGACGTGGTCAACGATCAGACGGCCGAAATCGAGCGGATGAACGAGCTGCTGTCGCAGATCTCCAGCGACCCGCGCGCGACCCTGGCCGCCGGCATCGACGACGCCGAATCGGCGATCGACAACCTGCGCCTGGTGGCTTCCCTGCCGCGACCGCCCGGCTTCTTCGACCCGAACAACCCGGGCGACCTGCCGCTGAAGCGCCTGGCGGAGCTGAACGCGGGCGACGACGAGGCGACCGAGGCCGAGGACGCAAGCGAGGACGCTGCCGAGGACGGCTCGGGCGGCGATGAGCGGCCGCGCTGGCCCCTGCTGAGCTTCTCCAATACCGACATGGCCTTTTCCGGCGACGTGCTGGTGGCGGGCAGCTACCACGGCTTCAACATCTACCGTCTGGCCGATGACGGCGCGCCTTCGCTGATCAGCTCGGTGGTCTGCCCGGGCGGGCAGGGCGATGTCTCGATCGTCGGCGACCTGCTGATCATGTCCGTCGAGCAGAACAGCGCCCGCCTCGACTGCGGCCTCCAGGGCGTGGAAGGCGATGTCTCGCCCGAGCGCTTCCGGGGCCTTCGCATCTTCGACATCAGCGATCTGGCGGCCCCGCAGCAGGTGGGTGCGGTGCAGACCTGCCGCGGCTCGCACACGCATTCCGTGGTCTCGGCCGATGAGGATCGCATCGTGGTCTACAACTCCGGCACGGCGCCGATCCGGGCGACCGAGGAACTCCCGATCTGCATCGACGATCTGCCCGGCGACGAGCGCACGGCCCTGTTCCGCATCGACGTGATCGAGATTCCCGTCGACGACCCGGCCGCGGCCCGCATCGTCGACAGCCCGGCGGTGTTCGCCGATGAAGAATCCGGTGCCCTGGCCGGCCTGTGGCGCGGTGGCGATCACGGTGAGGGAACGCAGGAGACGAACGACACGGACCACTGTCACGACATCACCGTCTTCCCCAGCCTGAACCTGGCTGCCGGTGCCTGTTCCGGCAACGGCATCCTGTTCGACATCAGCGATCCGATGGATCCGAAGCGCCTCGACGCCGTCGTCGACCCGGGCTTCGCCTACTGGCACTCGGCCACCTTCAACAACGACGGCACCAAGGTGCTGTTCACCGACGAGTGGGGCGGTGGCATGCGACCGCGCTGCCGTCCGTCCGACCCGAAGACCTGGGGCGCCAACGCCATCTACGACATCGTCGACGGCCAGCTCGAGTTCCAGGGCTATTACAAGCTGCCGGCACCGCAGAGCGAGACCGAGAACTGCGTCGCCCACAACGGCTCGATCATCCCCGTGCCGGGCCGCGACCTGTTCGCCCAGGCCTGGTACCAGGGCGGTCTGTCGGTGATGGACTTCAGCGATTCCGAAGAGGCGATCGAGATCGCCTACTTTGACCGTGGCCCGCTGGATGAAGAGGAGCTGGTGCTGGCCGGCTATTGGTCGACCTACTTCTACCGCGGCCGCATCTACGGCACGGAAATCGTGCGCGGCCTGGACGTCTTCGCCCTCGAGCCCAGCGAACACCTGAGCGCCAACGAGATCGCCGCAGCCGAGCTGGCCATCGACGGCGGCCTGTTCAACCCGCAGCAGCAGTTCCCCATCAGCTGGCCCGACGTGCCGGTCGTGGCCCGCGCCTACATCGACCAGCTGATGCGAGCCATGGCCATCGACGAGGCCATGGTCCTGCGCCTGGAAGAAGCCTTGACCCAGGCCGATGCGGCCCTGGCCGAAAGCCGCGGTGACCGAGAGACCTCCGCCGCCCTGATCGGCCTGGCCGACGCACTGCGCGCCTCGGACGCACCAGTCGCGTCCGAAGCAGAACGCAAGCAGAAACTGGTGAATGTGCTGGAGGGGATCGCTGCAAATTTGCAGTGA
- a CDS encoding choice-of-anchor Q domain-containing protein, giving the protein MNKYQARQLPLTVAVSSVLAAGSLQAATITVDSLNDGPLGSFPAECTLRAAIAAANTDVVVDGCAAGEPGLDQIEFDPVLNESVITIATADSPFVITDSVQISGPVPGPYEGILIDGGGISRVFGIEGTSPGSIDVSMASLGIENGFVGMGFDDELGAGIASDNANLSLSYVSLLGHYAYYGHSGIDFANGSLTMVETAIRDNSTGYFGVGGGLVVTAGTLDMAGGVVRDNFAAYDGAGMTLRSNSTAYITGAQIRGNSGQNYFGGRGAGINVVDSTVTIDYCDIRNNGFASGGSGGGIAATGSQVTIIDSVIRNNSLGYYLLGGGTGAGLSLINSSLEMDGVQVTGNSTDSYYTSGGGIAARSSNLVISNSAFVANAAYSSSPLDFGSGGGAFYVRNGSMTIRDTEISDNLVSGDYQRASMGRFIDHDLALSNVTISGNEITGPNILPPDVGALIHMTGTSTVEFVHVTLAENTDTYGTRVLIHREPTTTLELINSVLTSPGAAEVCNTGASTTVSTLVTDVSCTGAATAIADLALGPLALNGGLTQTQALGLGSVAIDAGGDCATDLGVLTDQRGVPRDAQCDLGAFEFADSLFQDRFETLLPP; this is encoded by the coding sequence ATGAACAAGTATCAGGCGCGGCAGCTGCCGCTGACCGTGGCGGTGAGTTCGGTGCTGGCGGCGGGTTCTCTGCAGGCGGCCACGATCACCGTCGACAGTCTCAATGACGGCCCCCTGGGCAGTTTCCCGGCCGAGTGCACGCTGCGCGCGGCGATCGCGGCGGCCAATACCGATGTGGTCGTGGACGGCTGCGCGGCGGGCGAGCCGGGGCTCGATCAGATCGAGTTCGACCCGGTGCTCAACGAAAGCGTGATCACCATCGCCACGGCCGATTCCCCCTTCGTGATCACCGATTCGGTCCAGATCAGCGGGCCCGTGCCCGGTCCTTATGAGGGCATCCTGATCGACGGCGGCGGCATCTCGCGGGTGTTCGGCATCGAGGGTACGTCGCCTGGTTCGATCGACGTGTCGATGGCCAGCCTGGGCATCGAGAACGGGTTCGTCGGGATGGGCTTCGATGACGAGCTGGGTGCGGGCATCGCCAGTGACAATGCCAACCTGTCCCTGAGCTATGTCTCGCTCCTGGGTCACTATGCCTACTACGGCCACTCCGGCATCGATTTCGCCAACGGTAGCCTGACGATGGTCGAGACGGCGATTCGGGACAACAGCACCGGCTATTTCGGGGTCGGCGGTGGGCTCGTCGTGACGGCCGGGACGCTCGACATGGCTGGCGGCGTGGTTCGCGACAATTTCGCCGCCTACGATGGTGCCGGAATGACGCTGCGATCGAATTCCACGGCCTACATCACGGGGGCCCAGATCCGGGGCAATTCGGGGCAGAACTACTTCGGTGGCCGCGGTGCGGGCATCAATGTGGTCGACTCGACCGTGACGATCGACTACTGCGACATCCGGAACAATGGCTTCGCATCCGGCGGCTCCGGCGGTGGCATCGCCGCGACCGGCTCGCAGGTCACGATCATCGACAGCGTGATTCGCAACAATTCCCTGGGCTACTACCTGCTCGGCGGTGGCACCGGTGCGGGTCTGTCCCTGATCAACTCATCCCTCGAGATGGACGGTGTCCAGGTCACGGGTAACTCGACGGATTCCTACTACACCAGCGGCGGAGGGATTGCTGCGCGCAGCTCCAACCTCGTGATCAGCAATAGCGCTTTTGTCGCCAACGCAGCCTATTCCTCATCGCCGCTGGATTTCGGAAGCGGCGGTGGCGCCTTCTACGTGCGCAATGGCTCGATGACCATTCGCGATACGGAAATCAGCGACAACCTGGTCTCCGGCGACTACCAGCGTGCCTCCATGGGGCGATTCATCGATCACGATCTTGCGCTCAGCAACGTGACGATCTCGGGCAACGAGATCACCGGGCCCAACATTCTGCCGCCGGACGTGGGCGCGCTCATCCATATGACGGGCACCAGCACGGTGGAATTCGTCCATGTGACCCTGGCAGAGAACACGGACACCTATGGCACTCGTGTACTCATCCATCGCGAGCCCACCACCACGCTCGAACTGATCAATTCAGTCCTCACCAGTCCCGGCGCGGCCGAGGTCTGCAACACGGGCGCCAGCACGACGGTGTCGACCCTGGTCACCGACGTCAGCTGTACCGGGGCGGCCACCGCCATTGCGGACCTGGCCCTGGGCCCCCTGGCCCTGAACGGTGGTTTGACGCAGACCCAGGCCCTGGGGCTCGGCAGCGTCGCCATCGACGCGGGCGGTGACTGCGCGACGGATCTAGGCGTGCTCACCGATCAGCGCGGTGTCCCGCGCGATGCTCAGTGCGATCTGGGTGCCTTCGAATTCGCCGACTCGCTGTTCCAGGATCGCTTCGAGACCCTGCTGCCACCCTGA